One window of the Pseudomonas sihuiensis genome contains the following:
- the fliK gene encoding flagellar hook-length control protein FliK: MSEISSPRPLPPAVPVIRNTATAADMAVRLLQPLEGMLAAGESAKAEVVAIREQAQSFQLLLKLTLAGGKQATLQAESPRPLAQGSALVVTALSDTRLALALQAGGDKPLTSLDLQQLPPGTLVQGKVVSSAPLPTQNAQTIYRLVVNLLNTPLAGSQLALDSPQALPLGSLLSAQVQGSQSLAFLPLSGRLDQLVLGQQLAVQQNRQASLEGLFKGLQKLSGGDEALRGSIDKLLGALPDSTQLSTAKGLAQALEGSGVLLEAKLLQGQTGTLPQDLKANLLRLIAQLMPQLPGVSGPLAGLQNALGQNLPNLARQLLGAGAAGSARQQALTFPLPSRLLQNMDGEADLETLLKLAAAAVSRLQTHQLSSLAQTQVDANGNLLTTWQLELPMRHQQEVIPLQVKLQREDSAKAEKAEQKETLWRVELAFDLDHLGPLQVRAQLLRGSLSSQLWAERADTASLINAELGNLRERLQAAGLEVGELACSQGMPPQGPKTSLEQRWVDETA; encoded by the coding sequence ATGAGCGAAATCAGCAGCCCACGCCCGCTTCCCCCTGCCGTGCCGGTGATTCGCAACACTGCGACCGCGGCAGACATGGCCGTGCGTCTGTTGCAGCCGCTGGAAGGCATGCTGGCGGCCGGCGAAAGCGCCAAGGCCGAAGTCGTGGCGATTCGTGAGCAGGCGCAAAGCTTCCAACTGCTGCTCAAACTGACCCTCGCCGGTGGCAAGCAGGCGACTCTGCAAGCCGAAAGCCCCAGGCCACTGGCCCAGGGCAGCGCACTGGTGGTCACAGCACTGTCGGACACTCGTCTGGCGCTGGCCTTGCAGGCTGGCGGTGACAAGCCGCTGACCAGCCTTGACCTGCAACAACTACCACCCGGCACGCTGGTGCAGGGCAAGGTCGTCAGCAGCGCCCCGCTGCCGACACAGAATGCGCAGACAATCTATCGCCTGGTGGTGAACCTGCTCAATACCCCGCTCGCCGGCAGCCAGCTGGCGCTCGACAGTCCGCAGGCGCTGCCGCTCGGCAGCCTGCTCAGCGCGCAGGTGCAGGGCAGCCAGAGCCTCGCCTTCCTGCCGCTCAGTGGCCGCCTCGATCAATTGGTACTGGGCCAGCAACTGGCCGTCCAGCAGAATCGCCAGGCATCGCTGGAGGGTCTGTTCAAGGGCCTGCAGAAGCTGAGCGGCGGCGATGAAGCCCTGCGCGGCAGTATCGACAAACTGCTTGGCGCCCTCCCCGACAGCACCCAGCTGAGTACCGCCAAGGGCCTGGCCCAGGCACTCGAAGGCAGCGGTGTGCTGCTCGAAGCCAAACTGCTGCAGGGCCAGACCGGTACACTGCCGCAGGACCTGAAGGCCAACCTACTGCGTCTGATCGCCCAGCTGATGCCGCAACTGCCAGGGGTTTCCGGTCCCCTTGCCGGCCTGCAGAACGCCCTCGGCCAGAACCTGCCCAACCTGGCCCGGCAACTGCTCGGCGCAGGCGCTGCCGGGTCGGCACGCCAACAGGCGCTGACCTTTCCCCTGCCCTCACGCTTGCTGCAGAACATGGATGGCGAAGCCGACCTGGAAACCCTGCTGAAGCTCGCCGCAGCGGCCGTCTCACGGCTGCAGACGCACCAACTGTCGAGCCTCGCGCAAACCCAGGTCGACGCCAACGGCAACCTGCTGACCACCTGGCAGCTGGAGCTGCCCATGCGCCATCAGCAGGAGGTGATTCCGCTGCAGGTCAAACTGCAGCGCGAAGACAGCGCCAAGGCGGAAAAAGCGGAACAGAAGGAAACACTCTGGCGCGTGGAACTGGCCTTCGATCTCGACCACCTTGGCCCACTGCAAGTTCGGGCTCAGTTGCTACGCGGCAGCCTCTCCAGCCAGTTATGGGCCGAACGCGCCGATACCGCATCGCTGATCAACGCCGAACTGGGCAACCTGCGTGAGCGCCTGCAAGCCGCGGGCCTGGAAGTCGGCGAACTGGCCTGCAGCCAGGGCATGCCGCCGCAAGGGCCGAAGACCTCGCTGGAACAACGCTGGGTGGACGAAACCGCATGA
- a CDS encoding EscU/YscU/HrcU family type III secretion system export apparatus switch protein codes for MSRKPQSEARQAIALNYDGQTAPILSAKGDDELAEAILAIAREYEVPIYENAELVRLLARLELGDAIPQALYRCIAEIIAFAWYLQGKTPEGFEQGQDSERDVTPTLPRLSGPTR; via the coding sequence ATGAGCCGCAAGCCGCAGTCCGAAGCGCGTCAGGCCATCGCCCTCAACTATGACGGGCAAACCGCGCCAATACTCAGCGCCAAGGGTGATGACGAACTGGCCGAAGCCATCCTCGCCATCGCTCGCGAATACGAAGTACCGATTTACGAAAATGCCGAGTTGGTGCGTCTGCTGGCGCGCCTGGAACTGGGCGACGCCATTCCGCAAGCGCTGTATCGCTGCATTGCCGAGATCATCGCCTTCGCCTGGTACTTGCAGGGCAAGACACCGGAAGGTTTCGAGCAGGGGCAGGACAGCGAGCGCGACGTGACGCCGACGCTACCCCGCTTGAGCGGGCCGACTCGCTGA
- a CDS encoding DUF2802 domain-containing protein, with the protein MSEFAMLAAALAFVALLCVALGIVCKGLYRNQQRLLVEQAKRDAVRDARIRELSKRLDAYLTGSIRMGEELHELRRVVAPLPDKVSQIEQRDPSSLSFTQAARLVGMGASVDDLTQSCGLSKAEAELISRLHQPKKP; encoded by the coding sequence ATGTCCGAGTTCGCCATGCTTGCCGCGGCCCTGGCCTTCGTGGCGCTGCTATGCGTGGCATTGGGCATCGTCTGCAAAGGCCTGTACCGCAACCAGCAGCGCCTGCTGGTTGAGCAGGCCAAGCGTGACGCCGTGCGCGATGCGCGGATCAGGGAGCTGAGCAAGCGTCTCGACGCCTACCTGACCGGCAGCATTCGCATGGGCGAAGAGCTGCATGAGCTGCGCCGAGTAGTGGCGCCGCTGCCGGACAAGGTCAGCCAGATCGAACAGCGTGACCCCAGCAGCCTGTCGTTCACCCAGGCTGCTCGCCTGGTGGGCATGGGCGCCAGCGTCGATGACCTGACCCAGTCCTGTGGCCTGAGCAAGGCCGAGGCCGAGCTGATCAGCCGCCTGCACCAGCCCAAAAAACCGTAG
- a CDS encoding chemotaxis protein CheW has product MKKSSAQGAEDPILQWVTFRLDNETYGINVMQVQEVLRYTEIAPVPGAPSYVLGIINLRGNVVTVIDTRQRFGLGSAPVTDNTRIVIIEADKQVVGILVDSVAEVVYLRQSEIETAPNVGNDESAKFIQGVCNKNGELLILVELDKMMSEEEWSELESI; this is encoded by the coding sequence ATGAAGAAAAGTTCTGCACAGGGTGCCGAAGATCCGATTCTGCAGTGGGTGACCTTTCGCCTGGATAACGAGACCTACGGCATTAACGTGATGCAGGTGCAGGAAGTCCTGCGTTACACCGAGATCGCCCCGGTACCGGGTGCTCCGAGCTATGTGCTGGGCATCATCAACCTGCGTGGCAACGTGGTTACCGTAATCGATACCCGCCAGCGTTTCGGCCTGGGTTCGGCGCCGGTCACCGACAACACCCGTATCGTCATCATCGAAGCGGACAAGCAAGTGGTCGGCATCCTGGTCGATAGCGTGGCCGAAGTGGTCTACCTGCGTCAGTCCGAGATCGAGACTGCACCGAACGTCGGTAACGACGAGTCGGCCAAGTTCATCCAGGGCGTGTGCAACAAGAACGGCGAGCTGCTGATCCTGGTCGAACTGGACAAGATGATGTCCGAGGAAGAGTGGTCGGAGCTGGAGAGCATCTGA
- a CDS encoding CheW domain-containing protein produces MSRNLATATRSQLALQSYLDGLLQEAAAELEMSVSLDEFEAAVLEEQVRDARLVEPVVPASVVEPLVQMDVAPVELLAPIQAPLIDEAPPALAPAAELAPQPAALLVDGRPAWAEEPFECLLFDVAGLTLAVPLICLGSIYPLEGQELTPLFGQPDWFLGILPSQAGNLKVLDTARWVMPERYRDDFREGLQYVISVQGYEWGLAVHQVSRSIRLDPSEVKWRSQRTQRPWLAGTVIEHMCALLDVAALAELIASGGAKRLNGGKLH; encoded by the coding sequence ATGAGCCGTAACCTCGCCACCGCCACGCGTTCCCAGTTGGCCCTGCAGTCCTACCTTGACGGGCTGCTACAGGAGGCCGCTGCCGAACTGGAGATGTCCGTCAGCCTCGACGAGTTCGAGGCCGCTGTGCTCGAGGAGCAGGTGCGCGATGCGCGGCTGGTTGAGCCGGTTGTGCCCGCTAGCGTGGTTGAACCGCTGGTACAGATGGACGTCGCACCGGTTGAATTACTCGCGCCGATACAGGCTCCGCTCATCGACGAGGCGCCGCCGGCGCTTGCTCCCGCTGCCGAGCTGGCGCCACAGCCGGCTGCGCTGTTGGTCGATGGTCGCCCTGCCTGGGCCGAGGAGCCGTTCGAATGCCTGCTGTTCGACGTTGCCGGGTTGACCCTGGCCGTGCCATTGATCTGCTTGGGGTCGATTTACCCACTGGAAGGTCAGGAGCTGACACCGCTGTTCGGGCAGCCGGATTGGTTCCTCGGTATCCTGCCGAGCCAGGCCGGTAACCTGAAGGTGCTGGACACTGCGCGCTGGGTGATGCCGGAGCGTTACCGAGATGACTTCCGCGAAGGCCTGCAGTACGTGATTTCGGTGCAGGGCTACGAGTGGGGGCTGGCCGTGCATCAGGTCAGCCGTTCGATTCGCCTGGACCCGAGCGAGGTCAAGTGGCGCAGCCAGCGTACCCAGCGGCCCTGGCTGGCCGGCACGGTGATCGAGCACATGTGCGCGCTGCTCGACGTCGCGGCACTGGCCGAGCTGATCGCCAGCGGCGGGGCGAAACGCCTGAATGGCGGCAAACTGCATTGA
- a CDS encoding ParA family protein — translation MKVWAVANQKGGVGKTTTSIALAGLLADAGKRVVVVDLDPHGSMTSYFGHDPDALEHSCFDLFLHQGNVPQGLPKQLLHSTSHENISLLPSSTALATLERQSPGQSGLGLVIAKSLAQLWQDFDHAVIDSPPLLGVLMVNALAASQQLVIPVQTEFLAVKGLERMITTLAMINRSRKQALPYTIVPTLFDRRTQASMSTLRVLRNTYPEHLWPAYIPVDTRLRDASRAGRTPSQFDAGSRGVIAYRALLKHLLTHHPAAQVA, via the coding sequence ATGAAAGTCTGGGCAGTAGCCAATCAGAAGGGTGGGGTCGGCAAGACCACCACCTCCATCGCCCTGGCAGGCCTGTTGGCCGATGCCGGCAAGCGTGTGGTCGTGGTCGATCTCGATCCGCATGGGTCGATGACCAGTTATTTCGGTCATGACCCCGATGCGCTGGAGCACAGTTGCTTCGATCTGTTCCTGCATCAGGGCAATGTGCCGCAAGGCCTGCCCAAGCAGCTGCTGCACAGCACCAGTCACGAGAATATCTCCCTGTTGCCGTCGAGCACCGCGCTGGCCACGCTCGAGCGCCAGTCACCGGGGCAGAGTGGCCTGGGTCTGGTAATCGCCAAGAGCCTGGCGCAGCTGTGGCAGGATTTCGATCATGCTGTCATCGACAGCCCGCCACTGCTCGGCGTACTGATGGTCAATGCCCTGGCAGCCAGCCAGCAACTGGTGATTCCGGTACAGACCGAGTTCCTCGCGGTGAAGGGCCTGGAGCGCATGATCACCACGCTGGCGATGATCAACCGTTCGCGCAAGCAGGCCTTGCCCTACACCATCGTGCCGACGCTGTTCGACCGTCGTACCCAGGCGTCCATGAGCACGCTGCGGGTGCTGCGCAATACCTATCCCGAGCACCTGTGGCCGGCCTATATTCCGGTCGATACGCGCTTGCGTGATGCCAGTCGGGCAGGGCGGACGCCTTCGCAGTTCGATGCGGGCAGCCGTGGCGTGATCGCCTATCGGGCACTGCTCAAGCATCTTCTGACTCATCACCCGGCGGCGCAGGTGGCTTGA